The Chaetodon auriga isolate fChaAug3 chromosome 20, fChaAug3.hap1, whole genome shotgun sequence genome contains the following window.
CGAGTCCCCTTAAAtccgtctgtctgccttccCCGCTTGACTGAAGTGGATACAGAGGCGGCCTTTTGTTCTACCAAGATGAAGAGGGATGCTGTAGtataaggggggggggggggggggggggggggggggggggggggatgaggGTAAGAGGAGGTGGGTGTGATTCATTGTAATTTAATAAATACCTCGCACAGAGGGTTGGGGTGCCTTCTCAACCCCTCAGCTGTCTGTTTTTGAAATGGGGCTCTTCTAGATTTGACATCCAGGGAAGTAAAAAGGGGATTAGCGAAGGAAAAGCCTCAGGCCATATacatctctttctgtctttttcttttgcccAAAGCTTTCTCTCCCTGCGCCCCTCAGTCTTTCTCTCGTTGGGACCGAGAGGCCCCTTTCTCTAGCTGTGAGCGTATGAATGATGTCATCCAGGTACCTATCTTGACCCAAAGATTTAGCAAGGCTTGAATGGACTCTCATGGCCTCGGTTCTTCTAATGGGGGTATAATCCTCAAATAGCTATCACTTTTGGTGAATTTACTGGTTCAGTGACTGAACATAATGCTGTCTGATCTTGGATCAGCACTGTTTAACAATGGTGTTGCAATGGTTGATTTCCCGTCAAATTCCTGCAAAAATCAGCCAGAGCCCCAAAGTAGAGCCATGTCCTTGTGCATAATAtagttgacttttttttcaagGCACACTCTTAAAGCAGCGGTTTCACCAGGGTCACACGCGGTCCACTGCTTTGCAGCATCACCGGGGATTATAGGGTAACTTCTGCCATGCTGCTCAAGCATGACCAGAAGGCTTGGCCAGTTTTGACCTGAATGGAAGTACTGAATGAGAAGCCGGCATTGAAATTCAGGATGCAGTCACATGCAGCCACTAATGTCTCTCTTTAAATGGTCACATCCTTTCTCTTGGGTCTGACTGTCTTATCCTTTGACAGGCTTTTagccaatgaaaacatttgcttgtAATTGTACAGTACAAAAGATCCAAATTAATTTCCTTTATAAGAGTAAATATAAATTGGTTTTGACGATGCACAAACTTGTGTTTTTATACAGTAGAATATAATCAGCATCACTTCTATTTCATATCCTATTATGGTAAAAATATGTCTATGACATTGacctttctgtttgtttctctgtcttaCAGGAAGGACTCTGGTCAGCCTGAAGTGAAGGGTCACTGAGCTCAGACACACTCCTTCCCTTGACTGttgggtgcacacacacacacacagactcatctGTGCATAaacgcagacacacattcacacacaggccCTCTGAGCAGGATGAGGGAACCCTGGAGGTGCCTGTTGGGCCTGTGCCTCCTGGCATGCTCAGCCTCCACCCACAGTGCCACCAATCCCTTTGTAGGGCAGCAGACCCCTCCAGACCCTTGCTACGATGACACCGGTGCAGCCCGCCGCTGCATCCCTGAGTTTATCAATGCTGCATTTGGCAAGGAGGTGACGGTGTCTAGTGTCTGTGGCCGGCCTCCGTCCCGCTCCTGTAGCGTAGTGGAGCGAGGCGATGATCGGCCATCTGTGCGCACGTGCCAAATCTGTGATGCATCTGACCCTCGCCGTGCCCACCCTGCCTCCTACCTCACTGACCTCAACTCAGCCCACAACCTCACCTGCTGGCAGTCGGAGAATCTGAACACCTCACCGCACAACGTGACTCTCACCCTGTCATTAGGTAAAAAGTTTGAGATCACCTATGTCAGCCTACAGTTCTGCTCACCACGACCTGAGTCCCTGGCCATATACAAGAGCATGGACTACGGCAAGACCTGGATGCCCTACCAGTTCTACTCCTCACAGTGCCGCCGCATGTACAATCGGCCCAACAAAGCAACCATCACCAAGCAGAATGAACAGGAGGCTCTGTGCACAGATGGCCACACTGACCTCTACCCGCTCTCTGGAGGACTCATTGCTTTCAGCACTCTGGATGGACGGCCCTCTGGCAAAGACTTTGACAACAGCCCGGTCCTCCAAGACTGGGTGACTGTCACCGATATCCGTGTGGTCTTCAGCCGGCCCCAGCTACCACGGGAGCTGGGACTGGGTGCTGGAAGCAACAGCGGAGGGAGGGACGACGACCCCACGGCGGTGACATCGACGCTGCCAACTTATTTCTATGCAGTGGGAGACTTCCAGGTAGGCGGGAGGTGTAAATGCAACGGACACGGCTCACGCTGTCTGAAAGACAAGGAAGGCAAACTGGTGTGTGACTGCAAGCACAATACAGAGGGACCTGAATGTGACCGCTGCAAGCCCTTTCACTATGACCGGCCGTGGCAGAGGGCCAATGCCCGCGAGGCCAACGAGTGTCTGCGTAAGTCTTCTCCTCTATCTGTCATTCTGTATGTGCTTTTAACGTGTTTCAGTTCCTCTGCTGTGGGACAAACTGTAGATTTCTACAGTTTGACCCTATAACTGTTTGTTCCGTTGGTTGTAAAAAGATGAATACACGTCCTCTGATGTTTTTACATCAATTCAGCGGCCATTGTAAAAGAAGCATGTCAATGTAATGTGTCTCTTTCTTTAGTTCTCTTCCTTGCTCCGTTCCTCTCCCCTTCCTGTGCATCAAGGAGGTTTTATTTCTCCAAGACAATCTCTCCAATGCATCTTAGAATTCATAATGAGGAAACGGGGGATTTGGACAGAGGATTGAGAGTGTTGCACACACAATATATAGGCCTTATGTCCAACACAAATACCCCATCCATAGCCCATGAAGTGTATGAAAATTAGGCAATATTTGAAAATCCGGattgtttatttctttgctGGATAGAGTCGTGACCTTTTCACCACCCATTTTCAGGGACAGCAACGTACAATCAGGCCAACAAATTGAATTTATACACATCTGTCCGCacggaaagagagagggaggtaaaagaaaaaaagaaaaaagggagattTAACTATGATGACCTGTGTTTGACTGTCACAGGGGTAATTAAGAATGATGCCAGAACATACCGGATGGGTTTGTGTTTATACAGGTGAAGAGTTCTGGTAGCACATCGTGGCTGAGTTTGCTACTTTGGCAACGTCTCTAATAACACGAGCCCATCCTTTCCTTAcgtttcccatcagccccttcTATTTACTGTTCCTCTACAGGGAAACAGGCCTACTTTCAGCAAAACCATGTTTTCTGGACTTGTCTATGAAAATACGCTTTTTCACAAGCAAGTCTAAACAGTGGATGACAACAGCTCGAGTCATTGGCACACCGCTGCAGCTAAGTCATCCAAGAATGTTATTTGGCAGTGTTTGCTTTTACCTCAAGACATGTTCTGTAAAAATCATCCAGACATGAAAGCTTGCCAGTAAAATACTAGCAGTTTCAGTGGCAATTCTTGCTCATGTAAATGGATTATCTTTGTATTGGATTAGGCTTTTATATAATAACAGGTTTTTGATACTGATATTAATCACATATATTAATTTCATAGCCGTACAACAGTTTTAGACACATGCCATGTTAGCCATGTGTTTTTAGCAGGATTTGTTCTCTAATGTGTGGATGTTTCTTTGGTGGTACAGCATTTCTCTGTTAGTATAAATAGACATAGGTGGAACTTAATTCAGGTCAATTTTGCTTGTCATAAAAATTTGTTagtgcagaaaaataaaaccatattAGAAACCACTGTCCCCATTTTAACCTTTCCccataatgaaataaaattacagccagagaggaaaaaaaaaaaccaggaGCAGAACATTGAAAAGCAGTGTATATTTTTCTAACATGTTATAATTGCCCAGTGAGCTGGCCTGAGATCATATTTAGCATTGAACAGTGCCAGATCTGTTTAAAGGGGACAGAGAGtgacagagccagaggagcaaGGCCATTTCAGCATTAGACCGGCCAACGAACCCAGCCTTCCCTCACTCTGTACTCTGAAATGCCAACACGACCTGACTTTGGCTTCTCATCTGTCCCTGACACCCTCACTCCCTCGACTCACAGTATACACCTAGCCCCTTCTACAACAATATTCTTTTAATCGCTCACAGTTTTGCACACGCCCTCTTTTTCAAATGTCCCGTAGCTGTTTTCGAAATGTTACACCCGCTTCCCGTAGATTTCTTCTCAGTGGGATTGATATGTCACTTCTATCCACGATTTCTGGACTAAACAGCCCAGCTGTGCTGGCCAAATGATGACCTAATCCCAGTGTTGATACAGGGCAGTTAAAGCTTATTGCAAGTTGCACGCTATACCTGATCACACATCCGGATACGCCAAAAAGTCAGCCCCAGATGTCCCCAATTTCATGTTCCGAAAGCCTCTTTACAGCTTATTCCGGTGGAAATGGTTCCAAAATATCCTCAGACTAGCAAGAGAGCTTTTAAAAAGCGCCTCCAGTGTATATTAAAGCCCATTCTTAAAATGCCCCCGCCCCTTGTTGATTTCTctgcttgcttttctttctgacGCGGTGCACAAATGGCGGCGGTCTTCAGTGCGAGCCCTGAGGCGCGCCACTGTGGCAGCAAGGTGTAAGTATTTAGGCTGGGCAAATGTGTAAGAGTGGCAAGTTACAGAGCCAAGGGGTCCCTTAGGTGTCACCAGAGCCTTCATGAGGCCCTGTGGGTGTTTGGGTTGGAGGTAGGGTCTGAGGGGGCCGGGCTGAGGTCATGATCCTTTGTGGAGTGGTGACAAGGTTAAGTTGACGGGGAGATGGTTTGTGGGTAATGAGGAATTCAGAGCAGGCAGATGTAGAGCCAAGTCAATAGCTGTTCCAGACCCCACCTCTGAGTCTGTCA
Protein-coding sequences here:
- the ntn2 gene encoding netrin 2; amino-acid sequence: MREPWRCLLGLCLLACSASTHSATNPFVGQQTPPDPCYDDTGAARRCIPEFINAAFGKEVTVSSVCGRPPSRSCSVVERGDDRPSVRTCQICDASDPRRAHPASYLTDLNSAHNLTCWQSENLNTSPHNVTLTLSLGKKFEITYVSLQFCSPRPESLAIYKSMDYGKTWMPYQFYSSQCRRMYNRPNKATITKQNEQEALCTDGHTDLYPLSGGLIAFSTLDGRPSGKDFDNSPVLQDWVTVTDIRVVFSRPQLPRELGLGAGSNSGGRDDDPTAVTSTLPTYFYAVGDFQVGGRCKCNGHGSRCLKDKEGKLVCDCKHNTEGPECDRCKPFHYDRPWQRANAREANECLPCNCNLHARRCRFNMELYKLSGRKSGGVCMNCRHNTAGRHCHYCKEGFYRDMARPITHRRACKACDCHPVGAAGKTCNQTTGQCPCKDGVTGITCNRCAKGYQQSRSPVAPCIKIPVVNPTAVVSSTEEPADCESYCKPVKGNLKINMKKYCKKDYAVQVNVLDMETVGDWAKFAVNVVSVYKSRGEPLKRGDNILWVHMKDLACKCPKIQMSKRFLVMGGSDGGAGTGASPGAAPGAGATNPGAERVGLMADKNSLVIQWRDVWTRRLRKFQRKEKKGKCSKA